The genome window GCATGAGTAGGCGAAGGTGGGGGGTGTTGATGGTGCTGGGGGTACTCGGACTGACCGGGTGTGGGGGGAAACCAGTGGATCGATTTACGTTGGAGGTGGATTTGCCGGCGGAATTTGAACTTAAAACTGCCGCGAATTATCTGCCCGCTACCGGTGAGACCTGCACGTTGCCGCGACGTCGCGGTAAGCGACCGGAGCGGAAAGTCTTTTTTACGGATTTCAAAGCTGCGGCGAGCAGGGTGAGCTATGAGCTGCCGCTGAGTGAAAAAATCGAGAACTGCCCTTCGGTACTGAGAAGCCTGGAGTTTGAGTTTTATGCGAAGTGGGGCAAACGTGATACGGACGTGGGTGGGAGTTTTGCCGCTATTTCCATTCGCGACCCCTCGGACGCTGATATACGAGGCATGCCAGTAACGGGTGTTCAGGAGCTACATAAGCAATGTCGGTGGTTGTTCCGTACTGCGGGGCCGCAGCACGTGATCGTCAAGGTTCTTAAATGCAGTTCATCAGGCGCAGCAGTCCCGTTATCCAGACCTGTGCAACGGGATCAGCTACCAGGGAAAACGCTCAGGATGGTGCTGACGATGACCGATGAGGAAGAACCCTATTTTGATAACAACTGGGTCGTTGTTCCCGGTGGATGGAAGCGTTGTAGAGGCAAAAATTTTGAAGATCTGGATGCGTTTTGCAACGGCAATACCACTGACTTCAAACCAATAAAAATGCCGGACGGTCGCATTTGTGATGTCTACCCATCCTGCAAGTAAGCAAGGAGAAGTTCATGAAGATGAATGCACGGAAGCAGGCTTTTTTCAGTGACAGCAAGCCGGCTTGCTCATGGCGAGGGCATTGGGTGAGTTTTTGTCTGGTCGATGAACTCGGCTTTGGGACGGCGTACGGTGGATTGCCTTACACAGTCCATGACAGTGCAGGGCAACAGTACAAGGGCAGGCTGAATGGAGAGGGCTTTGCCAAGTTAGCCAATATTTACTGCGGTCCTGTAATCCTCGTTTTTGACGATCCGTATTCAGGAACAGAACTGTTGTATCAGAGGCTGATGTCGCGCCAGACTTATAAACTTCCAATCACCGAGCTTCAGATTCGTGCTGAGCAAACCCGATTTTCTGCCTCGGATGGTCTGCGGACTGAAAGCAACCCCGCCCAGTTGAAAGCTGACCGTTTTTATCAGGTTGAAGTCCGTGATCTGGTTCGCCATGTCGCCCACTTGCCTCCGATTGCCCAGCGCACTCATCAACCTCGACGACACGCATTGAAAATGCTGGCCGACCTAGGATTTGGGCCGCCCCAATCGATGCTGGTGGGGATCGTGTTGTTTCCCAACCACCATACCGCGCTGGAGGTTCGGCCGCTGCGAGCCTTGCGCCCGTTGTTTTCCAGCGAAGACAGCTTTTGTGCCTTGAACCTCTATCAATTGGCATTGATGGCAACCTTGAGCTACTGCAATTTCGGGCAAGAACCCGCTCAAGCACCGACTGAGGAGGTTCGATTTCCTTTCGATCCGAGTGTCGGCCATCTATTCGCTGAAAAACTCTCGGGTTTCCACGAGGCATGGCGGGTTGATGCCGAGCAGCAGCAACGCTTCTATCCCGTCTATGAAGACGTCCCTTACTCCCGGCGATTCGAGATCCTGCCCTTCGATCCTGAGTTGTACCCTCAGAACCATCCTGAGCGGGCAGAAGAACAAGAACATCCTGCGCGGTTGCATTTTTTCGACGACGAAAAATTTGGCACTGATACCCAGGCGTTCATCACTCATCACGAAGAGGTGATTCTGATTGCGGTGCGCGGAACAGCCAGCGCTGCTGACGGGCTACGGGACGCTAATGCTCATCAAGTGGCTTTTTTGGAGGGCGTTGGCAAGGCGCACGAAGGTTTCTATCAAGCCTATCAGGCAATGCGCAACTTCATACTCAGTTACCTCAGACAATTTCACACCAACCAACGAATAATCATCTGCGGCCACAGCCTGGGCGGTGCAATTGCCTTGCTCTTGGCAGAAGGCCTGCGTCGGTCGCCGGAGGGCAACTACAACATCCTCCTCTACACCTACGGCGCCCCCCGCGCCGCCGATTCCGAGTTCACCGCGGGCGCCTCCACCCTGGTCCACCACCGTATCGTCAACCACAACGACCCTGTCCCCAGCGTCCCGGCCCCATGGATGAACACCACCGCCAAGCTCTGGGTCCCAGGCGCCGTCACGCTGTTCAGCGCTCCCGCGCCGGGTGGATTGCTGTTCGCTGCCGGCCTGGTACGTTTCGGTGGCAATCCCTACGAGCACCATGGTGAACAACACCATTTCATGCCGATCACACTCCCGGATGGCACCCATTCTTCAGTGTTGTGGCAACCCGGCTGCGAGTCCATCCAGGAGGCCGGTTGCAACCGGGCGCTGCAACTCCACGGTGACATGCCTGAACGTGACAACCTGCTCAAACAGCTGTTCCAGGCCAGCCAGCACTTTATGACCGCCAGCTACATCCCGGCCGCCTGGGCAACACTCCGGCGCTGGCAACAAACCCAGGAAAGCAACGGGCCCTTGGTAACGCCGAGGGAGTTCGAACTGCTCGACCACGCGCTCGAGGCCATGCGCCAGCAGTTGCGCAATAAGCGTCGGGAACTGGCCCGTCTAAGGGCCGCCAACGACCGGGGTTATGAGCACAACGAAGCCTTGAACGCCGAAATCGACCGTTTGCACACCAGTCGCGAGCGCCTTGCAACCCTGCGTTGGCGCCGTCTGGAAGCCCGTGATGTCTATGGCAGTCACGCCCACGGCGCCCACTTGGCATCGAGCCTCAAGCGCTGGTTCAGCCACCGTGAAAATCGCGAGTTGTCGCAGGTCGCCCGTATCCCTCCCGCTCTGGATAACGACAGGGGGAGGGTGCATACGCTGGACATCGACTCGATCGTCTGACCGAGCTTCTACGCAAACTCCACCTGGGCTGGCCGGCGCGTCATCAACACCTTGCCGTTACGGATCGAGTACAGCGGCAGGCCCTGGCTGCGGATGACCTCGTAGTCACTGTCCGCCGAGAGGATCAACAGGTTGGCCGGGCGTCCCGGTTCCAGGCCGTATCGGTCACCCAGGGCCATGGCCTTGGCGCTGTTGTCGGTGACCAGGTCGAGGGCGCTTTGCAGGTTGCGGTAGCCGAGCATGTGGCAGATGTGCAAACCGGCTTCGAGCACCCGCAGGATGTTGCCGTTGCCCAAGGGGTACCAGGGATCGACGATGGAGTCCTGACCGAAGCATACATTCATGCCGGCTTCGAGCAGCTCATTGACCCGAGTGACACCACGGCGTTTCGGGAAACTGTCAAAGCGACCTTGCAGGTGAATGCTCTCGGTGGGGCAGGAGACAAAGCTGATACCGGAATGCCCTAACAGGCGAAACAGCTTGGCGCAGTAGGCATTGTCGTAGGAGCCCATGGCGGTGGTGTGGCTGGCGGTGACGCGGGCGCCCATGTCGCGGCTGCGGGCTTCTTCGGCCAGCACTTCGAGGAAGCGCGAGTGCGGGTCGTCGGTTTCGTCGCAGTGCACGTCCACCAGGCAGCCGGTACGTTCGGCCAGGTCCATCAGGAACTTCACCGAACTCACGCCCTGGTCGCGGGTGTATTCAAAGTGGGGGATGCCGCCGATCACATCGGCGCCCAGGCGGATGGCTTCTTCCATCAGTTCGCGGCCGTTGCGGTACGACTCGATGCCTTCCTGGGGGAACGCGACGATCTGCAGGTCGATCAGGTACGCGCTTTCCTCGCGGACTTCCAGCATGGCCTTGAGCGCGGTGAGGTCCGGGTCGGTGACGTCAACGTGGGTGCGCACATGCTGGATACCGTGGGCAGCCAGGGCCTGTATCGTCTTCTTGGCACGGGTCTTGGTGTCTTCCTGGGTGATGGTGGCCTTGCGCTCGCCCCAGCACTCGATGCCTTCGAACAGGGTGCCGCTCATGTTCCAGCGCGGTTCGCCAGCGGTCAGCGTAGCGTCGAGGTGGATATGCGGTTCGACGAAGGGCGGGATTACCAGGTTGCCGGCGGCATCCAGGTCTCCCGTGCCCAAGGCCGGTACTGTTGATTGCGCGGTGATACTGGCGATCCGGCCATGTTCCAGGTGCAGATCATGCAGGCCTTCACGGTTGCGCAGGCGGGCGTTGATGATGTGCATGGGCAAGTTCCTCTTGGCTAAAAACAATCAGGCGGACAGTCGCCAGATCATCAGCGCAATGCCGATGTCCAGGCGATCATATGAATTATCCAGCGTCAGCCCGCACAGGGCTTCGATGCGCTGGACGCGGTGCGTCAGGGTGTTGCGGTGCACGGCCAGCCGCTGGGCGGCGGCCACCAGGTTACCATTCTCGTGAAACCAGGCTTCCAGGCTCGGCATCAGGTTGGGGCCATGCTGCGCGTCGTGGCGCAGCAAGGGGCCGAGGCGTTCATTGAGGAATTGATCGAGCAGGGCGCGATCACGCACGCCACTGAGCAGCTTGAGTACGCCCAATTCGTCGTACACGCACAGCCCGGCGCGCTCGCTGAAACGCCGCGCGGCCGCCAGTGCCTGGCGTGCTTCATCCTGCGCCTGGGCCAGGCGCGCCGGTGGGTGCGCGGCGGCGCTGAGGCCGATAAACAATTTGAGCGGCGCCAGGCGCAGGTTCAGCGGGTTGAGCCAGTTGACCAGTTGCTGGCGGTTGGCCAAGGCGGCGACAGCATCCGGGGCCGGCAGCAGCAGCGTCCATTGGCCGGCCCGTCCAAGTACCGGCAACCCCGCCGACACCTGACGCAAGCGCCGGTTGATAGCGTCATGTTGCCGGGCCAGTTGCGCCTCGACCGACGCCGCGTTGCCTTGGGCAAACAGCAACTCACTGCCTTCCAACTGCAGTTGCACCACCTGCCAATGCCCGGCCAACGACAGGCCCAACTGTCCGCCACGGTGCAGCAGCAGGTCCAGGGACTGGTAATCGCCAGTCAGCAAACGCTCCAGCACATCGTGCCGCGAGCGACCCAACTGCTCGGACTGGATCAGCGCCGAGCCAATGGCCTGGGTCACCAGCACCATTTTCAGCGAGTAGGGCTGTTCGATCAGCGGCATGCCGGCGGCTTCGGCGGCCTCCAGCAAGCGTTGGGGAATCGCCTGGATATACGCCGGCCCCGTGAGGATCACCAACCCTGCCACCTGACGCTCGCAGGCTTCCTCCAGCAGTTGCATCAAGTTGTTTGCGTCGCGCGGGTGATTGATCCCGGTGACGAATACCAGTTCGCCGCCCAACACCCACTCGGCAATCCCGCTGTTTTCCGCCACGTAGGGCCAGCGTACGGCGTTCTCCAGGCCGGCCGCGCCGGCGCGCAGGCACATGGATTCCAGGCCCGGCAGGGCCAGCACATCGGCGATGGTCAGGCTCATGCCTGGGCGTCAGCCAAGGGTGACCGCACGCGTAGCACGGCGGTGAGCGCGATGTAGGTCAACGACGCAGCAACGATACCCACCAACGGCGCGACCCACGGCGAGTTGAACGCCAGCACGGTGCCCACCGCATAGGCCAGCAGCCCTGGCCAGTTGAATGCTGGCAGGCGTGTATCGGCCAGGCGTGGATAGTGGCCGCGATAGCGGTAGAAGAAGTCCGCCATGATCACCCCGCCAATCGGCGGGATCACCGTGCCCAGCAGAATCAGGTATGGCACCAGCATGTCGTACATACCCAGCAACGCCAGCAGGGTGCCGATCACCGCACCGGCCAGGGTCACGGTCTTGCGGCGTTGGGTGCGCAGCAGGTTGCAGCCGGCCACGGCGAAGTTGTAGATGGTGTTGTCCTGGGTGCTCCAGATATTGAGCAGCAACATGGCCATCGCCGCCATGGCAAAACCTTGCAGCAGCAACACTTCGACCACGTCCGGTTGTTGATAGACGATGGCGCCGTAGGCGCCGATCAGCACCATCAAGCCATTGCCGACAAAAAAACCGATCAGGCTAGCCAGCACCGCCACCCTGGCCGAGCGCGAAAAGCGTGTCCAGTTGGTGGCCTGGGTCGCGCCGCTGACAAAGGTGCCGAACACCAGGGTGATTGCCGTGGACAAGTCCAACTCACCGGTGGGCACCACCGCGAGCAGCCCATCCAGGCCGCCGACTTTCACCGTGGCCACCCACATCGACAGAAACAGCAGGATGCCCATGGCCGGAACCGCGATGTAGGACAGAATCTCCAGCCCGCGATAACCAATGTACGCCGTGGCACAGAACACCAGGCCAAATACCACCATCAACGCCAGCACGCTGCCCTGGCTGAGTTCGAAATACTTGCCCAGCACCACTGCGGCGGTGGCTGTGCCCCAGGCGTACCAGCCGATCTGGGTGAAGCCGAGGATTAAATCACTGAGCTTGCTGCCCACTTCGCCAAAGCAAAAACGCCCCATCAACACCGAGTTCAGCCCGCTCTTGAAGGCGATGTAACCCAGGCCTGCGGCGTAGATACCCAACAGCAGGTTACCCAGGGCCACGACGCCGAGCATGTCGGTGAAACTGAACGCCACCCCCAGCTTGCCGCCGGCAAACATGGTCGCGGTAAAAAACGTAAAGCCCAACAGCACCATGGCGGTCGACGCCAGGCCTTTGCGTGCATGCATCGGGACTTCGCTAAGGGGGTAATCGTTGCCCGGTTCTTGCTGCGTCATGTGCCTTGCTCCCTGAATGAGTGACGCAGGCCTATTGCACCGTGCGTGCCAAGCCGGCAGCAGTGGCGAGCGCACGATGGGCGCTGTGCACCGTGCACAGTATTTATAGCCAAACAGGGGGGGAATGCCGCAAGGAGTGGTCGCCGTGCCCAATCGGGCACGAAAGCGGTGCAACAGTGATACAAATTGGATCAGTCGAACAGCGTGTGGGTGGTCTCGCCGCGATGGAAGGCAAAGGCCGCCTCCAGATCACTTTCGATGGTGCGCCCGCGGGACAGCGGTGGCAGCTCATCCAGGCGGAAAAACCCCACTTCGGTGGTCTCGAAGCCTGCCATCGGTGCCGACTGATCCACTGGCTCGCACAGGAAGTACAGCTTGTAGAAGTCCCGCACGTCCGGCCGATACAAGCCCTTGGCCTTGTGCGTGACGCTGTACAACGCCCGCGCCGTCACCGTCAGCCCGGCTTCCTCGCGAATTTCCTTGACGATGTTTTCCGCCGCCGACAAACCGATGTCGGCATAACCGCCCGGCAACGCCCAGCAGCCATCGGTCAACTCACGCACCAGCAGAATCCGGTCACCTTCGATGACCGCGCCGCGCACGTCGATCATCGGCGTCGAGTACCGCTGAGCAAAGTCGCTGACCAACCCGGTGATACGTTCCAGGGGCACATTGCCCAGTTGCGCAAGCATGCTGTGGGCAATCTCGGCAATTTCCTCCAGGCGTTCACGCTCGAAATCATCGGTGCAGAAGTGCAGGCCCGTGGAGGCCAATGCCTGCAAGCGTTTGGCCTGGGCAAGCCAGGTGTTTTCCATGGGTTACTCCTGCAAATGCTTGGTCATGTACACCCGACGCAGGCCGTGTGCTTCGGCGCGGTGGGTCTCGACATAGCCACGCCGGGTGTACAGCGTGATGTTCTCGGTCATGGCTTCGTTGGTGTACAGGCGGATGGCGGCGAAGCCTGCGTCGAGCGCCTGTTGTTCGGCGAAGTCCATCAGCAATCGTCCGAAACCCAGGCCCTGGGCCTCCGGGGCGACGGCCAGGTTGTCCAGCAATATCGCGCCGTCGGTAGGCAGCAGGATAATGAACCCCTGAACCTGGCCGGCATTCTCCAGCACATGCACGCCACCGGCTTGCACCAACTGGGGATAGTCCTCCAGCATCGGCCCGGGCTTGCGGCCGATCCGCGCGATATACGGCGAGTAGGCTGCCTGGACGATGGCCTCGATGGCAGCAACATCATGACTGGTAGCGGGGCGCATCATTGCAGCGAACTCCTCTGGAAAATCGATCACTCTGCTGGCGCTTCGAAGATGCCTTCTATAGGCCGCCCGAACACCTTGGCGATCTTGAACGCCAAGGGCAAGCTCGGATCGTAGCGGCCGGTCTCGATGGCGTTGACGGTCTGGCGCGACACACCCAGGCGCTCGGCGAGGTCGGCCTGGGACCATCCCAGTTCCGAACGCAACTGGCGCATCAGGTTATTCATTGGTAGCGCCTTGTGCCGATGATCGTGGCTACACACCAGACGCCGCCCATGATCGGCCACACCATAAAGGCCGACAGACGCGGAAAGCCAGCAGTTTCAAGGAAGCCGTAGCTGAAGGTCGTCAGCGCCGTGCACACGAAGGCCACGGCCAGTGCGTCCAACTGAATCTTGCGACCCATTTCATCCATGGCGTTCAGCCGACGGATGATCGTAATCGCCATCGCGATCATCGGAATGACGGGCAGCAAAACCAGGGCAATTTTGGCGGCGCCGTCGGGCATGGACGACACGTAGGTGCTGGAAACCACGACGCACACAAAATACGCCAGCATTGTCACCGCGAATTCCACCAGGAAGCGTTTGACCGACATAACCATCTCCGTGAGTAAAGGGTGCTTTACATTAGGCACAGGCTGTTGCGGTGTCAAGGGTGCTTTACATAGATGAAGGGCAGGCACAAAAAAACCACCGCGAGGGTGGTTTTATTCATCGCACCGGCTTACTCGCCGCGATAGATGCAACCGCTGGTGCAGGTCTCGTGGATACGAATCGCACTGAGCTCAGGCAGCAGGGGTTTCAGCTCATTCCAGATCCACTTGGCCAGTACTTCGCTGGTGGGGTTTTCCAGGCCGGGGATGTCATTGAGGTAGTTGTGGTCGAGGCGTTCGTAGAGTGGCTTGAAAATCGCCTTGATCTCCGAGAAGTCGCGAATCCAGCCGGTATGGGGATCCAGGTCGCCGCTGAGGTGGATCGCCACCTTGAACGAATGCCCATGCAGGCGCCCGCATTTGTGGCCTTCCGGTACGTGGGGCAGGCGGTGGGCGGATTCGAATGTAAATTCCTTGAAGATTTCCACAGTGTTTTCAGCTCGGTCGGTGTCTGGCAGGCGGCGAGTTTAACAGCTTGATCCCTCGCCGCGCATACCGTCCCTCTGTCGACGTTGGCTTGTTGGCGAAATATGGATTGCATATGGCGAGGGCGCTTGCTCCCGTCAGCGGCCTGACAGCCGACAGCTATCTGACTGTTACTCCGCGATTCAAATGTGGGAGGGGGCTTGCCCGCGAAGGCGGCCTGACAGCCTACCAGGATGTTGGATCAGACCGAGTACATATCCGTTGTTTAAGTAACGGCTGCTATTGGTTCCGCCCTTACGGCGGCTCACTTTTGAAAAGCCGGAATGCCGGCCCAGTCAAAAGTAAGCAAAACGCTCTTGCCCCAACACTCGGCACCTCGCCTAGGCTCGGTGTGCCCGTAATTCGACAGTGATTTGGGGGGCCGCCGCCACGCGCCCTCCATGGCGCGGGGCGGCTAAACCGGCATCCCTGCCGGTTTACCCCCCAAATCCCTGCCGAATTCCGGCCAGCGTGTTTGACGGGGCGCCTAAGATCAAAAGCAAGATCAAGAGCGGCTCGCTTCGCATCGTGGTTAGCGTGGGAGGGCCGCGTCTACAGGACCTGTAGTCTCTCGCCCAATCTGCCGTTATCCGCCAGCTCCAGAAACTCATCGCCCAGCCTTCGGCTTTCACTCATCGCGGTCTGCCAGTACTTGTTGCGGCCCGCGTCGTCGCCCATGAAGCGCTTGAAGTCGCTGCGGTCTGGCAATTTGCCGTGGGGCAGGCGGGCCAGGTAGTCCCTGGAGGGGGCCAGCAGCAATACATCCTGCAAGCCTTGCTGGTTGCTGCGTCGCCACGGCAGGCCTTTGTCGAACCAGCCGGGGATGACCCGGTCGGTGAAGTGCGGGTACAGCACGATGTCATCGCCGTGGTAGGGCAGGTCGAGGTGGTAGTCCAGCAGGCCGCCGTCGCGGTAGGTGCCGGCGCCGGCGCCCGGCAGGTCGCGCACGCCTTGCATCACCATGGGGATCGACCCCGACGCCAGCAGGGCCTGGCGCAGGTTGCCCAGCTCCAGGGGCAGGAAGCGCGAGGGGAAGTCCTTCAGCGCATGCACCGGTGGCGCCTGGCGCGGGTCGTGGATGATCAGCCGTTCGAAGTGCCGCGACAGCCGCGCGCGGCTGCGCAGGTTATCGGCAATCACCGAGGACAGGCCCAGCCCGAGCCGTCCGCGATGGTCGTCGGCCAGCAGGCCGTGGCTCTTGACCACCATGATGTTGAGGCGGTAATCCGGGTTGTCCAGCACCCGTGCATCGCGGCCGGCGAGCAAGTCGTCGAGCATGCGTTGGCAGCTCTGGCTGACTTCGGCCATGGTCACGCCTTTGGCAAAGCGCTGTTCGTTGTACAGGCGGCCGAGGTCCAGCAGGCCTTGCACCGGGTCGGGCAGGCACGCGCTGGCGAACCGCCAGGAGCCGATGGAGGCACCGATCAGTGCGCGTTCCCGTGGCGCACGAGGCAGCCAGTCGCCGAACAGCGCCAGGTCCAGGCCCTGGATGCCGAGTGCCTTCGGGCCGCCGGCTGCGCCGGGCAGGATGCCCACCTCGGCAGGCGTGAGGCCTTGTTCACGAATGCGCGCAAAGGCGCGTTTGCCGGCCTTGAGGGTCAGGGCGGGAAACTTGATGTGGATGGCTGTCATACCGGTCTCTGTCCGAGCGAGCGGGGCATTATAGAAAATCTCATGGAATGTAGGGCAAAGGCCTTGGTCGGAATTGCCATGGTGGCAATTCAGTTTCAGTTAAGTTGCAGGGCGTACGGTGGTCGGCGTAGGAAAACATCCTGTAACGGAGACTGATCATGAAGCGCCTTACCGCGCTGGCCGCCGCCGGTATCATCGCCCTCACGGCGACCCAGGCCCGAGCCGTGGACCCCGACAAACCACTGAAAGTGCCGGCCACTGTTACTATTGTCGCTTTCGATCAACTGCAAGCCACGGCCCTGGCCCTGCATCCCGGTTCGACATTGTTGGACACCGACCTGGACGAGGCCTACGGCAAGTACGTGTATGAAGTCGAGTTGGAAGATGCCCACGGCATCGAATGGGACGTTGAATTGGACGCGCTCACCGGGCAGGTCCTCAAGAATCATCAGGATACGTAATGAAGGTAAATTTACGCGTCGGCAGTCGAGTGGCGCTGGTGCTCTTGGCATTCTGCTCCAGCCTGGCGGCCCGCGACCTCAATCAGGATGAAGCCTTGGCGCTGCGCCAGCAGGGGGTGATCCTGCCGCTGGAGCAACTGTTGCAGCAGGCCATGGCGCGTTACCCCGGCTCGCGCCTGCTGGAGGCCGAGCTGGAGAAGAAGCACGGCCAATATGCCTATGAAGTGGAACTGGTTACCACCGAAGGCGTGGTGCGCGAGATCAAGCTGGACGCGCGCACCGGTGTGTTGATCAAAGACGAGGAAGACTGATGCGCCTGCTGCTGGTGGAAGACAACGTACCCTTGGCCGATGAACTGGTGGCTGGCCTGCAGCGCCAGGGCTATGCCGTCGATTGGCTGGCCGATGGGCGCGATGCCGTGTATCAGGGCCGCAGCGAGCCCTACGACCTGATCATCCTCGACCTCGGCCTCCCTGGTCTGCCCGGGCTTGAGGTGCTGGCGCAATGGCGA of Pseudomonas azotoformans contains these proteins:
- a CDS encoding lipase family protein is translated as MKMNARKQAFFSDSKPACSWRGHWVSFCLVDELGFGTAYGGLPYTVHDSAGQQYKGRLNGEGFAKLANIYCGPVILVFDDPYSGTELLYQRLMSRQTYKLPITELQIRAEQTRFSASDGLRTESNPAQLKADRFYQVEVRDLVRHVAHLPPIAQRTHQPRRHALKMLADLGFGPPQSMLVGIVLFPNHHTALEVRPLRALRPLFSSEDSFCALNLYQLALMATLSYCNFGQEPAQAPTEEVRFPFDPSVGHLFAEKLSGFHEAWRVDAEQQQRFYPVYEDVPYSRRFEILPFDPELYPQNHPERAEEQEHPARLHFFDDEKFGTDTQAFITHHEEVILIAVRGTASAADGLRDANAHQVAFLEGVGKAHEGFYQAYQAMRNFILSYLRQFHTNQRIIICGHSLGGAIALLLAEGLRRSPEGNYNILLYTYGAPRAADSEFTAGASTLVHHRIVNHNDPVPSVPAPWMNTTAKLWVPGAVTLFSAPAPGGLLFAAGLVRFGGNPYEHHGEQHHFMPITLPDGTHSSVLWQPGCESIQEAGCNRALQLHGDMPERDNLLKQLFQASQHFMTASYIPAAWATLRRWQQTQESNGPLVTPREFELLDHALEAMRQQLRNKRRELARLRAANDRGYEHNEALNAEIDRLHTSRERLATLRWRRLEARDVYGSHAHGAHLASSLKRWFSHRENRELSQVARIPPALDNDRGRVHTLDIDSIV
- the codA gene encoding cytosine deaminase; this encodes MHIINARLRNREGLHDLHLEHGRIASITAQSTVPALGTGDLDAAGNLVIPPFVEPHIHLDATLTAGEPRWNMSGTLFEGIECWGERKATITQEDTKTRAKKTIQALAAHGIQHVRTHVDVTDPDLTALKAMLEVREESAYLIDLQIVAFPQEGIESYRNGRELMEEAIRLGADVIGGIPHFEYTRDQGVSSVKFLMDLAERTGCLVDVHCDETDDPHSRFLEVLAEEARSRDMGARVTASHTTAMGSYDNAYCAKLFRLLGHSGISFVSCPTESIHLQGRFDSFPKRRGVTRVNELLEAGMNVCFGQDSIVDPWYPLGNGNILRVLEAGLHICHMLGYRNLQSALDLVTDNSAKAMALGDRYGLEPGRPANLLILSADSDYEVIRSQGLPLYSIRNGKVLMTRRPAQVEFA
- a CDS encoding PucR family transcriptional regulator, which codes for MSLTIADVLALPGLESMCLRAGAAGLENAVRWPYVAENSGIAEWVLGGELVFVTGINHPRDANNLMQLLEEACERQVAGLVILTGPAYIQAIPQRLLEAAEAAGMPLIEQPYSLKMVLVTQAIGSALIQSEQLGRSRHDVLERLLTGDYQSLDLLLHRGGQLGLSLAGHWQVVQLQLEGSELLFAQGNAASVEAQLARQHDAINRRLRQVSAGLPVLGRAGQWTLLLPAPDAVAALANRQQLVNWLNPLNLRLAPLKLFIGLSAAAHPPARLAQAQDEARQALAAARRFSERAGLCVYDELGVLKLLSGVRDRALLDQFLNERLGPLLRHDAQHGPNLMPSLEAWFHENGNLVAAAQRLAVHRNTLTHRVQRIEALCGLTLDNSYDRLDIGIALMIWRLSA
- the codB gene encoding cytosine permease, whose amino-acid sequence is MTQQEPGNDYPLSEVPMHARKGLASTAMVLLGFTFFTATMFAGGKLGVAFSFTDMLGVVALGNLLLGIYAAGLGYIAFKSGLNSVLMGRFCFGEVGSKLSDLILGFTQIGWYAWGTATAAVVLGKYFELSQGSVLALMVVFGLVFCATAYIGYRGLEILSYIAVPAMGILLFLSMWVATVKVGGLDGLLAVVPTGELDLSTAITLVFGTFVSGATQATNWTRFSRSARVAVLASLIGFFVGNGLMVLIGAYGAIVYQQPDVVEVLLLQGFAMAAMAMLLLNIWSTQDNTIYNFAVAGCNLLRTQRRKTVTLAGAVIGTLLALLGMYDMLVPYLILLGTVIPPIGGVIMADFFYRYRGHYPRLADTRLPAFNWPGLLAYAVGTVLAFNSPWVAPLVGIVAASLTYIALTAVLRVRSPLADAQA
- a CDS encoding NUDIX hydrolase, producing MENTWLAQAKRLQALASTGLHFCTDDFERERLEEIAEIAHSMLAQLGNVPLERITGLVSDFAQRYSTPMIDVRGAVIEGDRILLVRELTDGCWALPGGYADIGLSAAENIVKEIREEAGLTVTARALYSVTHKAKGLYRPDVRDFYKLYFLCEPVDQSAPMAGFETTEVGFFRLDELPPLSRGRTIESDLEAAFAFHRGETTHTLFD
- a CDS encoding GNAT family N-acetyltransferase; this translates as MMRPATSHDVAAIEAIVQAAYSPYIARIGRKPGPMLEDYPQLVQAGGVHVLENAGQVQGFIILLPTDGAILLDNLAVAPEAQGLGFGRLLMDFAEQQALDAGFAAIRLYTNEAMTENITLYTRRGYVETHRAEAHGLRRVYMTKHLQE
- a CDS encoding helix-turn-helix transcriptional regulator — its product is MNNLMRQLRSELGWSQADLAERLGVSRQTVNAIETGRYDPSLPLAFKIAKVFGRPIEGIFEAPAE
- the queD gene encoding 6-carboxytetrahydropterin synthase QueD, producing the protein MEIFKEFTFESAHRLPHVPEGHKCGRLHGHSFKVAIHLSGDLDPHTGWIRDFSEIKAIFKPLYERLDHNYLNDIPGLENPTSEVLAKWIWNELKPLLPELSAIRIHETCTSGCIYRGE
- a CDS encoding patatin-like phospholipase domain-containing protein → MTAIHIKFPALTLKAGKRAFARIREQGLTPAEVGILPGAAGGPKALGIQGLDLALFGDWLPRAPRERALIGASIGSWRFASACLPDPVQGLLDLGRLYNEQRFAKGVTMAEVSQSCQRMLDDLLAGRDARVLDNPDYRLNIMVVKSHGLLADDHRGRLGLGLSSVIADNLRSRARLSRHFERLIIHDPRQAPPVHALKDFPSRFLPLELGNLRQALLASGSIPMVMQGVRDLPGAGAGTYRDGGLLDYHLDLPYHGDDIVLYPHFTDRVIPGWFDKGLPWRRSNQQGLQDVLLLAPSRDYLARLPHGKLPDRSDFKRFMGDDAGRNKYWQTAMSESRRLGDEFLELADNGRLGERLQVL
- a CDS encoding PepSY domain-containing protein is translated as MKRLTALAAAGIIALTATQARAVDPDKPLKVPATVTIVAFDQLQATALALHPGSTLLDTDLDEAYGKYVYEVELEDAHGIEWDVELDALTGQVLKNHQDT
- a CDS encoding PepSY domain-containing protein, coding for MKVNLRVGSRVALVLLAFCSSLAARDLNQDEALALRQQGVILPLEQLLQQAMARYPGSRLLEAELEKKHGQYAYEVELVTTEGVVREIKLDARTGVLIKDEED